In Actinomadura citrea, a single window of DNA contains:
- a CDS encoding sensor histidine kinase: MGARTLAGTGVREGRHHDRRDRTGTSDRGGQALWRRRLRHDIRHELGTIIMLASAVAVAEDVGDTSRARIDQLLGETRWLDHLLRRLDEDDDHPTPAPERIRVDDLTAEVVTGMRLVTPHEIRLTTGEAWAHMDPVALWRAVRNVLENACRLAEGRVDVHVEAAQGRLVIQVDDDGPGFGAGWGTPEGRRPARPGLASLGLGIVHDLISGYGGTLEIRTCEMGGARVRMLLPAAPPPEDRPAGALADAYPDARPDARPDAHSDDWRPYP, encoded by the coding sequence GTGGGCGCGAGGACGCTCGCGGGGACGGGCGTCCGGGAGGGCAGACACCACGACCGCCGTGACCGGACGGGGACGTCCGACCGCGGCGGGCAGGCGCTGTGGCGGCGGCGGCTGCGGCACGACATCCGGCACGAACTCGGCACGATCATCATGCTGGCCTCGGCCGTCGCCGTCGCGGAGGACGTCGGCGACACCAGCCGGGCCCGCATCGACCAGCTGCTCGGCGAGACCCGGTGGCTCGACCACCTGCTGCGCCGGCTCGACGAGGACGACGACCATCCGACGCCCGCCCCGGAACGGATCCGGGTGGACGACCTCACCGCCGAGGTCGTCACCGGCATGCGGCTCGTCACCCCGCACGAGATACGCCTCACCACCGGTGAGGCGTGGGCGCACATGGACCCGGTCGCCTTGTGGCGCGCGGTCCGGAACGTCCTCGAGAACGCGTGCCGCCTCGCGGAGGGACGCGTGGACGTGCACGTCGAGGCCGCGCAGGGCCGGCTCGTCATCCAGGTCGACGACGATGGCCCCGGGTTCGGCGCGGGCTGGGGGACACCGGAGGGGCGGCGCCCGGCCCGGCCCGGCCTGGCGTCGCTGGGACTCGGCATCGTCCACGACCTCATCTCCGGGTACGGCGGCACCCTGGAGATCCGCACCTGCGAGATGGGCGGGGCGCGCGTCCGCATGCTGCTGCCGGCGGCGCCGCCCCCGGAGGACCGCCCGGCGGGCGCCCTCGCCGACGCCTACCCCGACGCGCGTCCCGACGCGCGTCCCGACGCGCACTCCGACGACTGGCGGCCGTACCCATGA
- a CDS encoding response regulator transcription factor: MRMVICDDHAVFAESLSLVLTNAGHSVVEVTYSPAEALPVLRARRPDLCLIDLQFPSGTALEWMPRLRGSSPRTRFVVLTGFLERPVLEAGLAAGVRGFAHKGQQAGDILAVLRRVADDEIVVDQEIRRGDGRRRDQARKFARFLTPREREVLTRLARGESTQMLAKAMGVTRSTARSHVQSVLSKLGVHSQREAVIEAARHGLVSVETGEWLAG; the protein is encoded by the coding sequence ATGAGGATGGTCATCTGCGACGACCACGCGGTCTTCGCCGAATCCCTGTCCCTGGTGCTGACGAACGCCGGGCACAGCGTCGTGGAGGTCACCTACTCCCCCGCCGAGGCGCTGCCCGTGCTCCGGGCCAGGCGGCCCGACCTCTGCCTCATCGACCTGCAGTTCCCGTCCGGCACCGCGCTCGAATGGATGCCGCGGTTGCGCGGCTCGTCCCCGCGGACGAGGTTCGTCGTGCTGACCGGATTCCTGGAGCGGCCGGTGCTGGAGGCGGGCCTCGCGGCCGGCGTCCGCGGGTTCGCGCACAAGGGGCAGCAGGCCGGCGACATCCTCGCCGTGCTGCGCCGCGTCGCGGACGACGAGATCGTCGTCGACCAGGAGATCCGCCGGGGCGACGGACGGCGGCGCGACCAGGCGCGGAAGTTCGCACGGTTCCTCACGCCCCGGGAACGCGAGGTGCTGACGCGGCTGGCACGCGGCGAGTCCACCCAGATGCTCGCCAAGGCGATGGGGGTGACGCGCAGCACGGCGCGCAGCCACGTCCAGAGCGTGCTGAGCAAGCTGGGGGTGCACTCGCAGCGGGAGGCGGTGATCGAAGCCGCCCGGCACGGCCTGGTCAGCGTGGAGACCGGAGAGTGGCTCGCGGGATAG